Proteins from a single region of bacterium:
- a CDS encoding nucleoside-triphosphatase yields the protein MHFILTGEIDSGKSSFVEELLKRLVRDGCAVSGWTTPAHMERGLKVGHDFVAISGSKSNPPMIFTRPDPFEQSFPWRRFHFNKLAFSQSQEITPCSDLFVMDEIGPLELEDEMGFAPAAERALKTAPHTLTVVRMGLVEQFVENACLEDISVFSLSSKDELERSLRKALR from the coding sequence ATGCACTTCATCCTGACCGGCGAAATCGATTCAGGGAAGAGTTCGTTCGTGGAGGAGCTGCTCAAACGACTCGTCCGCGACGGCTGCGCTGTCAGCGGCTGGACCACGCCCGCCCACATGGAGCGAGGCCTCAAGGTCGGGCACGACTTCGTGGCGATCTCGGGTAGCAAGAGCAATCCGCCGATGATATTCACGAGGCCCGATCCGTTCGAGCAATCCTTCCCCTGGCGAAGGTTCCACTTCAACAAGCTCGCCTTCTCGCAATCGCAAGAGATAACACCCTGCTCCGACCTCTTCGTGATGGACGAGATAGGTCCGCTCGAGCTGGAAGATGAGATGGGGTTTGCGCCGGCCGCCGAGCGCGCGCTCAAGACAGCGCCGCACACCCTCACCGTGGTGCGCATGGGGCTGGTGGAACAATTTGTCGAAAACGCCTGTCTGGAAGATATCTCGGTGTTTTCGCTTTCCAGCAAGGACGAACTCGAGCGCTCCCTCAGAAAAGCCCTTCGGTAG